A region of the Ornithinimicrobium ciconiae genome:
GCTCGCGGAGGCGAGGGAGCAGCTCGAGGCCGGTCAGGCCGAGCTGGACTCCGGGAGGCAGGAGCTGGAGGCCGGCGCGGCGGAACTCGATGCCGGTGAGGCGGAGCTGGCGCTGGGGGAGCGGATGGCCAACCTCAGCAATGGCATGCAGTTTGTCTCCGACGACGGCACGGTCGCGCTGTCCCAGCTGCAGTTTGACTTTGGTGGCGGTCCGTCCCTGGACCCTGACGTCACCGCTCAGCTGCAGGAGCTGGGTGGCCAACTTGAGGGCACGGGCGTCACCATCGACTACTCCCAGTCCATCGTCCAGGACATCTCCAGCGTCGTCGGGGCCACCGAGGCCATCGGCATCGCAGTCGCCGCGATCGTCCTGCTGATCATGCTGGGCGGCGTGCTCGCCGCAGGACTGCCGCTGCTCATGGCGATGGTCGGGGTGGGCGTCGGCGTCGGCGGGGCGATGGCCCTGACCCAGTTCGTCGACATGAACAGCGCCACCCCCGCCCTGGCGCTGATGCTCGGGCTGGCGGTGGGCATCGACTACTCCCTCTTCCTGATCAACCGGCACCGCACCCAGCTCCAGGCTGGCATGGAGCTCAAGGCCTCCATCGCCCTGGCCACGGGCACCTCGGGCAACGCCGTGGTGTTCGCCGGGATGACCGTCTTCATCGCGCTGGCCGCGCTGGTTGTCACCGGCATCCCGTTCCTCGGGGTCATGGGTTTGGTGGCAGCCGGCACGGTGCTGGTCGCCGTGCTCCTGGCAATCACCCTCACCCCGGCGCTGCTCTCCCTCATGGGCACCCGGGTCTTGGGCCGCAAGGGGCTGAGCCGTCATGGCACGGCAGAGGGCCCGAAGGGCCGTGGCTGGGCCGCCTGGGTGCAGGGTCGCCCGTGGGCGGCCGTCGCGGCGGTGCTGGTGATCGTCGGGCTGATGGCGATCCCGGCGCTGGACCTGCGACTCGGCCTGCCGGACGGCTCCTCGGACCCCGAGGACTCCACCAGTTATGCGGCCTATGACCTGACCCGGGAGCACTTCGGTGCCGGCGCCAACGGGCCGATCATCGCGGTCGCCTCGCTCGATGATCCGCTGGCGGACACCGAGCAGGCGGCCATGCAGGCCCAGGTCGAGCTGGGTGAGGACCTCGCCAACGTCCCCGGCGCACAGTCCGTGGTGCCCATCGGCGTCAGCGACGACCGCTCCACCCTGGTCTTCCAGATCGTCCCTGAGGGCGGACCCGCGGAGCAGGTCACCGTGGACCTGGTCGGCAACCTCGACAACTCGGCTGAGCTGATCGGGGCCGAGCACGGTGCCACCCTGGGGTTCACCGGGCAGACCGTCGCCAACATCGACATCTCCGAGCAGCTGGCACAGGCCCTGCCGGTCTATCTGCTGGTCGTCGTCGGACTCTCCCTGGTGCTCCTGCTGCTGGTGTTCCGCTCCCTGCTGGTGCCGCTGCTGGCCACGGGCGGCTTCCTGCTCTCCATCGCTGCCGCGTTCGGTGCCGTCGTGGCCACTTACCAGTGGGGTGTGGGCAGCTCGATCTTCGGCGTGCACGAGCCGGGACCGATCCTGAGCTTCCTGCCGATCCTGCTGATCGGCGTGCTCTTCGGGCTGGCCATGGACTACCAGGTCTTCCTGGTC
Encoded here:
- a CDS encoding MMPL family transporter, which translates into the protein MASVLHRLGRWCANHPWRTILAWVLVMVAAGTAAAALMKPLSNEFSIPGSRFEAVLQDLEAALPEAAGASGSVVFTSEGGFSDDEEQAVADLIADWREMDGVTAVTDPFQTQAEMDGSADQITQAREQLQQGRTDLNAGWEELRTGQSELDAGWAQYEGGLAALEENRDGLPAEMVADAEAQLAEAREQLEAGQAELDSGRQELEAGAAELDAGEAELALGERMANLSNGMQFVSDDGTVALSQLQFDFGGGPSLDPDVTAQLQELGGQLEGTGVTIDYSQSIVQDISSVVGATEAIGIAVAAIVLLIMLGGVLAAGLPLLMAMVGVGVGVGGAMALTQFVDMNSATPALALMLGLAVGIDYSLFLINRHRTQLQAGMELKASIALATGTSGNAVVFAGMTVFIALAALVVTGIPFLGVMGLVAAGTVLVAVLLAITLTPALLSLMGTRVLGRKGLSRHGTAEGPKGRGWAAWVQGRPWAAVAAVLVIVGLMAIPALDLRLGLPDGSSDPEDSTSYAAYDLTREHFGAGANGPIIAVASLDDPLADTEQAAMQAQVELGEDLANVPGAQSVVPIGVSDDRSTLVFQIVPEGGPAEQVTVDLVGNLDNSAELIGAEHGATLGFTGQTVANIDISEQLAQALPVYLLVVVGLSLVLLLLVFRSLLVPLLATGGFLLSIAAAFGAVVATYQWGVGSSIFGVHEPGPILSFLPILLIGVLFGLAMDYQVFLVSAMREAHVHGEDARQAVVSGFNHSARVVTAAAIIMISVFGGFIFAHLAMVRPIGMGLAVGVLVDAFLVRMTLTPAVLSLLGEKAWYLPRWLDRILPVMDVEGAKLERQLGVDTYPDGDVDVMPDDAEAAASLR